Proteins found in one Halobaculum sp. MBLA0147 genomic segment:
- the cheY gene encoding chemotaxis protein CheY has product MATRVLIADDSEFMRNLLREILEEEFEIVGEAENGVEAVDMYQDDDPDLVMMDIVMPIRNGIEATEEIMSEDPDATIIMCTSVGQEEKMKEAIKAGAEGYITKPFQKPNVLEAINDAVPA; this is encoded by the coding sequence ATGGCGACTCGGGTACTCATTGCCGACGACTCGGAGTTCATGCGGAACCTCCTGCGGGAGATTCTCGAAGAAGAGTTCGAGATCGTGGGGGAGGCCGAGAACGGTGTCGAGGCGGTCGACATGTACCAGGACGACGATCCGGACCTGGTGATGATGGACATCGTGATGCCGATCCGCAACGGGATCGAGGCGACGGAGGAGATCATGTCGGAGGACCCCGACGCGACGATCATCATGTGTACGTCCGTCGGACAGGAGGAGAAGATGAAGGAGGCGATCAAGGCGGGTGCAGAGGGGTACATCACGAAGCCGTTCCAGAAGCCGAACGTGCTCGAGGCGATCAACGACGCGGTCCCAGCGTAG
- a CDS encoding helix-turn-helix domain-containing protein codes for MDTASGATADAADTPRARLARRIAGEITLSEDPGATLRKWRTDFGVSQTELASVMDVSSSVVSDYESGRRASPGIAFVSRVVAALLDIDESRGGDRIRQFARVVSAGFESDIVRDIREYPAARPTTDVYEALDATEVAAGDRDTVNGHTVIDSIEAITSLSSEEFYRLYGQSTDRALVFTEVTRGESPLVALRVVTPTPNAVILHGVDAADLWEHAPRLARADGFSLAVSTAPLETALENLRAL; via the coding sequence ATGGACACCGCGAGTGGGGCGACGGCGGACGCGGCGGACACGCCACGGGCGCGTCTGGCACGACGGATCGCGGGCGAGATCACCCTCTCGGAGGACCCCGGCGCCACGCTCCGGAAGTGGCGCACCGACTTCGGCGTCTCCCAGACGGAACTGGCGTCGGTGATGGACGTCTCCTCGTCGGTCGTCTCCGACTACGAGAGCGGTCGCCGCGCCTCACCGGGCATCGCCTTCGTCTCCCGCGTCGTCGCGGCGCTGTTGGACATCGACGAGTCGCGCGGCGGCGACCGCATTCGCCAGTTCGCCCGCGTCGTCTCCGCCGGCTTCGAGTCCGACATCGTCCGCGACATCCGCGAGTACCCCGCCGCACGCCCGACGACGGACGTGTACGAGGCGTTAGACGCCACCGAGGTCGCGGCCGGCGACCGCGACACCGTCAACGGCCACACGGTGATCGACAGTATCGAGGCGATCACGTCGCTGTCCAGCGAGGAGTTCTACCGCCTCTACGGCCAGTCGACGGACCGCGCGCTCGTCTTCACCGAGGTCACCCGGGGGGAGTCCCCGCTGGTCGCGCTGCGGGTCGTCACCCCGACCCCCAACGCCGTGATCCTCCACGGCGTCGACGCCGCCGACCTGTGGGAACACGCCCCGCGACTCGCCCGCGCCGACGGGTTCTCCCTGGCCGTCTCCACCGCACCGCTCGAGACGGCGTTGGAGAATCTCAGAGCGCTGTAA
- a CDS encoding chemotaxis protein CheD: MGSSDSGVGGRTNTASGSGLHDDGKERLKVGVSDAHVTDRDVVLVTSGLGSCLGVALYDPTTGIGGLLHAMLPESADHPGPPEKFVVEGIDEMLAALDRAGASRRSIRAKLAGASSMLDLETESASVGEQNVAAAERALDERNVPIEGSDTGGSNGRSLKFEPAAGELAVSSADGDRRVL, translated from the coding sequence ATGGGGAGTTCCGACTCGGGGGTCGGCGGTCGCACGAACACGGCGTCGGGGAGCGGGCTACACGACGACGGGAAGGAGCGCCTGAAGGTCGGCGTCTCCGACGCCCACGTCACGGACCGTGACGTGGTGTTGGTCACCAGTGGGTTGGGGTCGTGTCTCGGCGTGGCGCTGTACGACCCGACGACCGGGATCGGTGGGCTGCTCCACGCGATGCTCCCCGAGTCCGCGGACCACCCCGGACCGCCGGAGAAGTTCGTCGTCGAGGGGATCGACGAGATGCTCGCGGCACTCGACCGTGCGGGTGCCTCGCGGCGCTCGATCCGGGCGAAACTGGCGGGTGCCAGTTCGATGCTCGACTTGGAGACGGAGAGCGCCTCGGTCGGCGAGCAGAACGTCGCGGCGGCCGAGCGGGCACTCGACGAGCGGAACGTTCCCATCGAGGGGAGCGACACCGGTGGGAGTAACGGGCGCTCGCTGAAGTTCGAGCCGGCGGCGGGGGAACTCGCCGTCTCCAGTGCGGACGGCGACCGGCGTGTGTTGTGA
- a CDS encoding NAD+ synthase, whose product MSTGTVLQRDDVPLDLRLSEAELDTTRDHLVSFVEEQVDAAGADGAVLGLSGGIDSTTVAHLAVEALGADAVHGLVMPSEVNDPDNMSDAERVAELLGIDYDVVEISPIAEQFFEALPDAADDQMATGNVRVRIRAVMNYFLANAENRLVLGTGNRSEALTGYYTKYGDQAVDCNPIGTLYKQQVRQLADHLGVPEDLVMKTPSAGMWVGQTDEEEMGLDYDTLDAILAVHVDGGLSTSATCEALDVPREHVERVRELYESSAHKRAMPPAPDDLGL is encoded by the coding sequence ATGAGTACCGGGACGGTTCTCCAGCGCGACGACGTACCGCTCGACCTCCGGCTGTCGGAGGCCGAACTCGACACCACCCGCGACCACCTCGTCTCGTTCGTCGAGGAGCAGGTCGACGCCGCCGGTGCGGACGGCGCCGTGCTCGGCCTGTCGGGTGGGATCGACTCGACGACCGTCGCACACCTCGCCGTCGAGGCGTTGGGTGCGGACGCGGTCCACGGGCTCGTGATGCCCTCGGAGGTGAACGACCCGGACAACATGAGCGACGCCGAGCGCGTCGCCGAACTGCTGGGGATCGACTACGACGTGGTCGAGATCTCGCCCATCGCCGAGCAGTTCTTCGAGGCGCTCCCGGACGCGGCCGACGACCAGATGGCGACCGGCAACGTCCGCGTGCGGATCCGCGCGGTGATGAACTACTTCCTCGCCAACGCCGAGAACCGCCTCGTACTCGGCACCGGCAACCGCAGCGAGGCGCTGACCGGCTACTACACGAAGTACGGCGACCAGGCGGTCGACTGCAACCCGATCGGGACGCTGTACAAACAGCAGGTCCGACAGCTCGCCGACCACCTCGGCGTCCCCGAGGACCTCGTGATGAAGACCCCCTCCGCGGGGATGTGGGTCGGCCAGACGGACGAGGAGGAGATGGGGCTCGACTACGACACCCTCGACGCGATCCTCGCGGTCCACGTCGACGGTGGCCTCTCGACGAGCGCCACCTGCGAGGCGCTGGACGTGCCACGCGAGCACGTCGAACGGGTCCGCGAGTTGTACGAGTCGTCCGCCCACAAGCGTGCGATGCCACCCGCACCCGACGACCTCGGACTGTGA
- a CDS encoding chemotaxis protein CheC translates to MYVDIQSLETFSRLASEGASTAADSLGTLTGTDVYVDVTDVTLMAAGDLRDTFTGREFVGVEVGLEGGIAGQTVMAFETDAAEVLLDKLMPGDGSIEDEAFARSGVQEAGNIMTSGFIDGWADHLGVGIDMTPPSYVRASGTDILPDGALDTDRSGVFMFESKIRSLSDELEFTIYMLPEYAGFTEMLQRTGGGSAPAIPVEKLPEFNQMTKQGATSAADNITMMTGTETDVEVSRLRFVPIQDVPSEVGDDTVAGTIFELHGNPSGYLAILFDEASAEEVAQGMIPTETEPGIGEMERGALRELGNIMTSGFIDGWANVLQTSIEHTPPQFIHDMGSAVMDPLVSRLGRTQEHAFIIDSTIRTPDGDVRCDIYALPDQHELAAALDNIDTEASVGADGAL, encoded by the coding sequence ATGTACGTCGACATCCAGTCGCTGGAGACGTTCAGCCGGCTCGCCAGCGAGGGAGCCAGCACCGCCGCCGACTCGCTGGGCACGCTCACCGGGACGGACGTGTACGTCGACGTGACGGACGTGACACTGATGGCGGCGGGCGACCTGCGTGACACCTTCACCGGCCGCGAGTTCGTCGGCGTCGAGGTCGGCTTGGAGGGTGGAATCGCGGGCCAGACCGTGATGGCTTTCGAGACGGACGCCGCCGAAGTGTTGTTGGACAAGCTGATGCCCGGCGACGGCTCGATCGAAGACGAGGCGTTCGCTCGCAGCGGGGTTCAGGAGGCCGGCAACATCATGACGAGTGGGTTCATCGACGGGTGGGCGGACCACCTCGGTGTCGGGATCGACATGACGCCGCCGTCGTACGTCCGCGCGAGCGGGACGGACATCCTCCCGGACGGTGCCCTGGACACGGATCGCTCGGGCGTGTTCATGTTCGAGTCGAAGATCCGCTCGTTGTCCGACGAGTTGGAGTTCACGATCTACATGCTGCCGGAGTACGCCGGGTTCACGGAGATGCTCCAGCGGACCGGCGGCGGCAGCGCCCCGGCGATTCCCGTCGAGAAGCTGCCGGAGTTCAACCAGATGACGAAACAGGGGGCGACGAGCGCCGCCGACAACATCACCATGATGACCGGGACGGAGACGGACGTGGAGGTGTCGCGGCTCCGGTTCGTCCCGATCCAGGACGTCCCCTCGGAGGTGGGCGACGACACCGTCGCGGGGACGATCTTCGAACTCCACGGGAACCCGAGCGGCTACCTCGCGATCCTGTTCGACGAGGCCTCCGCCGAGGAGGTCGCCCAGGGGATGATCCCGACGGAGACGGAGCCCGGTATCGGCGAGATGGAACGTGGCGCGCTCCGTGAGTTGGGCAACATCATGACGAGCGGGTTCATCGACGGGTGGGCGAACGTGCTCCAGACGAGTATCGAGCACACGCCACCCCAGTTCATCCACGACATGGGGTCGGCCGTGATGGACCCGCTGGTGAGTCGGTTGGGCCGGACGCAGGAACACGCGTTCATCATCGACTCGACGATCCGGACGCCGGACGGAGACGTGCGGTGTGACATCTACGCGTTGCCGGACCAACACGAACTCGCGGCGGCACTGGACAACATCGACACCGAGGCGTCGGTCGGCGCAGACGGAGCACTCTGA
- a CDS encoding SDR family NAD(P)-dependent oxidoreductase, which produces MTDDTSTETDDGTGGTTADTSGGTGGTTADTGGGTGGTTTDRRTVLLAGVGERLGTGLARVFARAGDAVVAVARSEEYVSSLAAELRADGYEALAVQANVTDGTAVERAVETAENEYGPVDVVVHNASATGGTLENAETFARPVRTRIEGGGTLAAAVLPAMRERGEGTVVFTGTTYAHDGSERLPGWGAAAFGTRGLARSLARRAGPDGVHVCYVAVGGTIPPADATTDLERTMSPTTVAEAVLDVVEQPATAWSHEVDLRPREHPP; this is translated from the coding sequence GTGACCGACGACACCTCGACGGAGACGGATGATGGGACCGGCGGGACGACGGCGGACACGAGCGGTGGGACCGGCGGGACGACGGCGGACACGGGCGGTGGGACCGGCGGGACGACGACGGATCGGCGGACGGTGCTGCTCGCCGGTGTCGGCGAGCGGCTGGGGACGGGACTCGCACGGGTGTTCGCTCGGGCGGGCGACGCGGTGGTGGCGGTGGCGCGGTCGGAGGAGTACGTCTCGTCGCTGGCGGCCGAACTGCGTGCGGACGGGTACGAGGCGCTGGCCGTCCAGGCGAACGTGACCGACGGGACAGCCGTCGAGCGAGCCGTCGAGACCGCCGAGAACGAGTACGGCCCAGTCGACGTGGTGGTCCACAACGCGAGTGCGACCGGCGGAACACTCGAGAACGCCGAGACGTTCGCGCGCCCCGTCCGGACACGGATCGAGGGTGGTGGGACCCTCGCGGCGGCTGTGCTCCCAGCGATGCGCGAGCGTGGCGAGGGGACGGTGGTCTTCACGGGAACGACGTACGCGCACGACGGCAGCGAGCGGCTCCCAGGGTGGGGTGCGGCGGCGTTCGGGACGCGCGGACTGGCGCGCTCGCTCGCACGACGAGCGGGGCCGGACGGGGTCCACGTCTGTTACGTCGCCGTCGGTGGGACGATCCCACCGGCGGACGCGACGACCGATCTGGAGCGGACGATGTCGCCGACCACGGTCGCGGAGGCAGTGCTCGACGTGGTCGAGCAGCCGGCGACGGCGTGGTCACACGAGGTCGATCTCCGACCGCGCGAGCACCCGCCGTGA
- a CDS encoding ferredoxin produces MRVEFDRDVCVGMYQCVAEWDAFEENRDAGKADLPGAEEIDEEVFSMPVPDGAELDAKFAARTCPVDAIAVYDEDGEQIV; encoded by the coding sequence ATGCGAGTGGAGTTCGACCGCGACGTGTGCGTGGGGATGTACCAGTGCGTGGCGGAGTGGGACGCGTTCGAGGAGAACCGGGACGCCGGGAAGGCGGATCTGCCCGGTGCAGAGGAGATCGACGAGGAGGTGTTCTCGATGCCCGTGCCGGACGGGGCGGAGTTGGACGCGAAGTTCGCCGCGCGGACGTGTCCGGTGGACGCCATCGCGGTGTACGACGAGGACGGCGAGCAGATCGTCTGA
- the aglJ gene encoding S-layer glycoprotein N-glycosyltransferase AglJ has protein sequence MMDRDAVCVLLPAYQESETVGEVVEGFRDAGFENVLVVDGGSSDGTREIAREAGARVVVQSGSGKGQAIREGVREHVDTPYVLLADADCTYRPEDADAMLEPLFAGRAEHVIGDRYGEMHEDAMTRFNDVGNSIFNWLFRVIHGEDYGDILSGYRAFTVASFRRLRLLADGFGIETEMCVECARRGIAVEVVPITYLPRPDGSSTNLHPVKDGWIILAALYRKAKTANPLFYFGSLGVAVGLLGVAVEAFVAYDWFVNRISHEVLAFAGGTAIILGIQFLIFAALSDLVVTLHGEMLDRVEALEERVPEADPERTGTGVGATTRETAVEGTAAADDTATAGDAAEELGREHAPADAEPDPGDD, from the coding sequence GTGATGGATCGCGACGCAGTCTGTGTCCTGTTGCCCGCCTACCAGGAGTCGGAGACGGTCGGGGAGGTCGTCGAGGGGTTCCGGGACGCAGGGTTCGAGAACGTCCTCGTCGTCGACGGCGGGTCGAGCGACGGGACGCGGGAGATCGCTCGTGAGGCCGGCGCGCGAGTCGTCGTCCAGTCCGGCAGTGGGAAGGGGCAGGCGATTCGCGAGGGGGTCCGCGAGCACGTGGACACGCCGTACGTCCTCCTGGCGGACGCCGACTGCACCTACCGGCCGGAGGACGCCGACGCGATGTTGGAGCCGCTGTTCGCGGGCCGCGCCGAGCACGTGATCGGCGACCGGTACGGCGAGATGCACGAGGACGCGATGACGCGGTTCAACGACGTCGGGAACTCGATCTTCAACTGGCTGTTCCGGGTGATCCACGGGGAGGACTACGGGGACATCCTCTCGGGGTACCGGGCGTTCACCGTCGCGTCGTTCCGGCGACTCCGCCTGCTCGCGGACGGGTTCGGTATCGAGACGGAGATGTGCGTGGAGTGTGCGCGCCGTGGGATCGCCGTCGAGGTCGTCCCGATCACGTATCTCCCGCGACCGGACGGGTCGAGCACGAACCTCCACCCGGTGAAAGACGGGTGGATCATCCTCGCGGCGCTGTACCGGAAGGCGAAGACGGCGAACCCGCTGTTCTACTTCGGGAGTCTCGGGGTCGCCGTCGGGCTCCTCGGAGTCGCCGTCGAGGCGTTCGTCGCCTACGACTGGTTCGTCAACCGGATCTCCCACGAGGTGCTGGCGTTCGCCGGTGGAACCGCGATCATCCTCGGGATCCAGTTCCTCATCTTCGCCGCGCTGTCGGACCTGGTCGTGACGCTCCACGGGGAGATGCTCGACCGCGTCGAGGCACTGGAAGAGCGCGTCCCGGAGGCAGACCCCGAGCGTACGGGCACGGGTGTCGGCGCGACCACGCGCGAGACGGCCGTCGAGGGTACGGCGGCGGCCGACGACACGGCGACGGCGGGGGACGCTGCCGAAGAACTCGGACGCGAACACGCGCCGGCAGACGCAGAACCGGACCCCGGCGACGACTGA
- a CDS encoding helix-turn-helix domain-containing protein: MPDPISEDLREELDCLSLLESFHGLKELDRQVFVALADSEDPLTVKEIGDVVDRERSTAYRAVQRLLEAGYIQKEQVNYEEGGYYHVYRVDETEAVADEMQRMLNDWYAKMGQLIDEFREEYADQETTATHPEQ; the protein is encoded by the coding sequence ATGCCAGATCCGATCTCCGAGGATCTCCGCGAGGAGCTGGACTGTTTGTCGCTGCTCGAGTCCTTCCACGGACTCAAAGAGCTCGACCGGCAGGTGTTCGTCGCACTCGCGGACAGCGAGGATCCACTCACGGTCAAGGAGATCGGCGACGTCGTCGACAGGGAGCGGTCGACGGCCTACCGCGCCGTCCAGCGGCTGCTCGAGGCGGGGTACATCCAGAAGGAACAGGTGAACTACGAGGAGGGGGGCTACTACCACGTCTACCGGGTCGACGAGACGGAGGCGGTCGCCGACGAGATGCAGCGGATGCTCAACGACTGGTACGCGAAGATGGGCCAGTTGATCGACGAGTTCCGCGAGGAGTACGCCGACCAGGAGACGACCGCCACCCACCCAGAGCAGTGA
- a CDS encoding DUF6757 family protein: MQCHYCDEDAAYAAESDGLRVGLCEDHFRERVEELAEDEGLERVREQVDVRQPDHE; the protein is encoded by the coding sequence ATGCAGTGTCACTACTGCGACGAGGACGCGGCCTACGCCGCCGAGTCCGACGGGCTCCGCGTCGGTCTCTGCGAAGACCACTTCCGCGAGCGCGTCGAGGAACTCGCCGAAGACGAGGGCCTCGAACGCGTCCGCGAACAAGTCGACGTGCGACAACCCGACCACGAGTAG